From the Lycorma delicatula isolate Av1 chromosome 4, ASM4794821v1, whole genome shotgun sequence genome, the window ttattattattatcccacactttcacagcttttacttttgctggtgacattccttaaactctgagtaatttataccaacgagattaggcttgctattgttgactaagtgccttctgagcaacatggcaggtgtcaattatcacgctcctttgcattagtgTGTGGGACTTCCACTGATCTTCaatttttcaagactgttgtgcaaagtagatggtattattccctctgcagatataattattgggattatatagACTTCTTTTTGatttcacatttctttaatttcaaaagcaagatctgtatatttctccAACTTCTCATTGAGTTTAGTGTTGATactgttacttgatgggatggctatgtctattaggtaagttactttttccattttatcaactactactatatctggccTATTACAGTcgatgggttttgctgttacaattccctggttccagaaaatttttgcgttgttgttctccaaaaaaGAAGCTAAGTATAGTAAGTATAAGTATAGTAGGGCcctttttgaaactctaacttgtatcCACTGCAAAGTTCTGCGTACAATTTTTGCCACattgttgtgcctcctggtgtactccaTCAGAGCTAGAATTggacagccagtgattatatggtctattgtttcactgtgttgcatacatagcctacatttgtagttgattttttctttaagaataaatctcttaaaatttcttgttgctactacttgatcctgtatgctacatataaacccctccATCTCAGAATGTAACTTTTCTTGCAAAAGCCGattatttgaagctgctttgtcAACTCCTTCCTGGTCTACAGTGCCTATATATCCCGTGCAGCTCTTTTCTTCCCcgatctagaattttatctgcatcGCTCTCTATCTTGTGTTCTACATTGTTAgtcctgttggctaggtttaatGGTGTATAGTTTAAGTAAATAATGTACTTGACTAGATAAAGCATCTAAAATGGCACCAGGCAGCACATGCTGCAAAGAGAGGATGAACATTGTAGCGGGCTGATGCAACCCTTTTCCAACAAAACcgatacaaaaaaaaggaataactgCTGACAGATGAGAGAAAgagattaagaaattaaaaagactATCTAACGTAACTGGAAGAAGATGACCCAATAGAAAGAAGTGGAAGTatgaaaaacaatgtaattataaatgcaGTAAGAGAAACACTGTAACTGTAAATTCAGAATGtgactaaatttatttgatgaaattattcATAAGTGATATCATCTTTTGTGGAGTGATGAACctgcaatttatattattatataaaaaaatatatatatatatatactgacaaGTATAAAGTATCGCAATTGGTTTTCCTTTCTGCTCAGCTTACACAGCTCACCTTCTTTTATAAATCTCCTCCATGGTTGAATTATCTCATAATTACCGAGCTGAGATTGCAGTTGTAATAACTTACACAAATGATcctatatttgaaaaattcagttaaaaatttatatcagcaACTTACGATGACTATACTAGACCTTAACAGCTtgattaaatacaaatacaaaacttacatttaaataaatttcacccttatttttatttttaaaaaaaattaatgaccagCTAAACCAAAATACAAGAAACTTAATTAAACATTCAATAGAGGAATTTCACACAttgtacttaattaaaaaagtgaaattagcCATTAGaagaaattctaaataatttaattaactatgttattataatgtaaaatttttatttaatattatctaattaaaaatgtacattataataaaatttttcaattatataactttttattttatatttaaggcaTCTGTAGCCAACCCGCGCCACCCGTGCCACTTGTGGCACACAGGGTCATGGCGAGTGGCATGTGCGAGacatagaaataaaacttttttggaaTATCAACTTTGGACAAAAAGTAAAATCTGCCGTAATTTGAAAACATaaccagaataataataaatactctaGACGTCTACTCTacaataattactttgttttcaatAGAATGCACAATTATTAAGACTACATTTAACATAAACATTCTTTGGTTGCGACGTATTGTAAAGTTAACGCTTACGAGTCACCAGTATCTATAATTTTTGTTGCCTTTGAATTGTTATATTTGCGCTGCTTTACATTGGTGCCCAGGCATGTCTGGTAGACAGTGCCAATAATACAGGGGCCCGATAGCTTTGGCAACTTGCCGTTGTCTTGTAATCTGCACAGTAGTCATATgaagttgattttttgtttattaatcaaaaaacatCAAAACCAGTTTGTTTTATTTGTGGTGCTATTGTAGCAGTGCCAAAAAATTTAACTTGGAGTGACATTTCAAGTAAAtccatgtaaattttaatgaagcaTATCCTCTAGGTTCATCTTTGAGGACggaatttgttaacaaaaaaaaagaaattcttaataaGCCAACaaatggtttttgaaaaaaagaaaagtcaacATCAATAATCAAAACttcttacaaaatttctttacttctagaatgaaaaaaaaaatcttactctgATGGGGAAGAAATTATCAAAACTAATCTGGAAATCTTTGCTAAGTACACTTCAGatgcaaaaatcaaaaaaatagtgGGACAACAAATTGCCCTTTCGCGAAATACGGTGATGGGTTGAGTAGATGCCCTGACTGTGAATGTTAATATGAAAATTGTGGCTGGATTAGCCTCatgcaataatttttctttagctgTTGATGAGAGCAATGATAATACTGACACTACTAAATTAAGTACTTTTGTGTATTGTGTCAATGAGAATTTTGATGTTATTGAAGAACCTTTTGACTTGCGGCAATTAATAACAAGAGGTGAAGacatctttaatgaaataaaatcagttaatgaGAACAATAACTTACAATGGGATAAATTAGATAGTATATGCACAGATGGAGCCCCATCtatgaaaacttaatttctaaACTAAAAGTCTCATTTGAAACAAGATTTAATGATTTCTAAAGGAcaataaaaatgttgaactttTTACTAAACCCTTTTCTATTAGTATTGAAGAATTGTGTCACTATCCTTCTGAAATTCAAACAGAAATAACTGATCTTCAGATCAATTGATAAGAaataatgttcttaaaaataaattttaggaagtAATTTCAATCCCAGGTAATGAGGATTATATTGAGTTTTGGAAATTTCTCTTAACACTGATTTCTCAAATTTATATGAGTTTGCTCAGAAATGTTTTTGTAAGTTTGGCTCCACATATGTTTGGGAACAGTTATTCACAAttatgaatatgataaaaaataaattccaatcaAAGCTAActgattctataaaaaaaattgttattattgccTTCTTTAAAAATCAACCCTGATATAGCTGAAATTGTAAAGACCTAGCAAATTCAAAAACCTCATTGGAGATAGTTTCCTTTCTGTTAAAAGAGTATGTcacttaaaacaattttgtagaaaaattaatttttggtagaattttattatttctgaataattatcattattagttttactgtaatttacatCTGTAATAATTGTgcatgtttgaattaattttttaccattcataattatatttcataatacagtaacaatgttaatatttaactgtcaataattcattgtaaaattaaatatttttactcaaagGTGGAGAGTCAAAAGAACTTGGTAATAAAAGTGGCACTCTTTAAGATTCAATTCACAAAAAGTGGCCACAGAAGATTTaaggattaattattaaatctacttatatataaataatagtttttgtaaaaataatcatataaaataagtaatttaattaaataaataattaacttaaattattacttaacattCCAGTCAAGGCTTAAGGAGCCTTGCAAAATTTGTAATCACTCTGCTACAAAATATGCAATATGTAAAAACGAGGAATGTGAAATATTGGGACCACCTAAAAATTTGTATGaagttaatgtattaaaaaatatgtttaatggaAGAATGATGGGTACATATCCAAAGTctgagtattaaataaataatccaaaagagttaacaattttaaaatgtaaatttaataaaataattaataactacagTCTGAAATAGTATATTTCTAacaacattgaaaaaatattttactcctgATAGACACGGCAGGAAAAAGAATAGATCTTtggaattattacaataattcacTAAGTCCATCATTAAGTCATTAAGTCGTCATTAGATGAAATTAGGAAAGGGTATTTGAAAAAACTTGgggaataagaaataaatatatcaaagagGGAAAATTGGccttattgatgaaattttttcaggCTAAATTGAAATGTAGACAATTTGtagatgaatttaattataagctgCAATAGCattcttttgtttcatttatttaaagaaatttattttgccaCTTTTGCTATCCTAGCAGACAACCTTCCTTTTGATCAAGCTACAAGCGTGGTAGTAATAaaagattctattttattttatttttgtgaactctaactacaataattttcttttttttatggcaTTTAGGGTCAGTAAAACAAATTACAGtatcgttattaattttatattggttttGTATAGACTcattaaatcaagaaaaaatcattttaaatatataatgtacagaattttatgacaagcaatatttcattttaaaaatcattatgtacaaaacataaattaaataagaaaatgacaaGTTTGTATCATACAACACTgcatctttaaaacaaaatattttaacagtaaaaaattacaacaatgatACAAACACTTACCccatttttaatgcttttattagcATGGTTTACGACATCAGAAACAATATTAAGAGCGATTTGAGTGTCATTATAATCAAGAGATTCTTCATCTAAATGTGCTAAATAATCATCCAGTAATAATCTATACTGCGGTATTCTCTGAACAGGTTTCAACATATAGTGTTTAACAGATAATTTCTTACACCTATCTGATAACTCAAAAGACTTCATCGCTTTAGCAAATCTTGGGTATTTATGGCAACAATCATCTAAATGATTACACTGACTCTCAAAATTTTGaatgtaaacagaaaataattttaagaaaggcCCCTTTTTTACGATAACATCAGAAATTTTTGGAAGCTTACTCCAATCATTAATTCTACTTTCTAAGTCAAATAACAAATCTTGACTGAGACTTAACAACTGAGGTAAAGAAGCAATAATTTTATCGAATTCATCTTCTGGAATTACTGGacttttaaaatctttacaataaacttttaaagaattcttaaaatcaaagcataataattttagtacatctataaaaactttttcagaGGTCATCAATTCTTGAGCAACAAAAAATGCCTTCCGCTGCTTCCTATCAATAAGCACACTACCAGTGTTTAAAACAGACTGCTGATCAATTTCACTACTCTCCTCTGATACAGAACTCCTGTTATTATCTGGATCAAAGTTCAAACTGCATGTCGGCACTTTAAATGACTTGTCATCAGAAATTTGACCCTGAGAAACATTTTCTAAGTTCTCATTGGAATCAACAGATTCTGTCTGATCGCAGTAAAACAAACAACTTTCTCGtttatctttttgtttgtttccCTTACCAAATGAACCAAACCATGTAGACAACCTTCTTCGAACTGAAACTGATGCTTCACCCGATTCACTTTCAAcactattattcaatttttcttgttCATCTTCAGGCCAATATTTAGCTGCAACATTTTCTTCACTCTCTACTCTTTTTGTCAAATCACTGCTttcaaacttgtttaaaaaatgcaGAGGAGTTACAACAGGTATTGATGTTTCTAAGATAGATGCCATACTGCTTTCTATGCTTAACTGATTCTGGTTGAACTTCTGCTCTGACTGAATTAACTCTGACTTGGAACTATCATCTTCTGTTTTgtgaatagaattatttaaactgtACAAAAAAGACCGATTACGTGAGTCTTCCAAGGATGAATTAATACTGGAATTATTAACTGCATTCTGCCGTTCATCTTcgactaaaaaatctgatgaaattACAGTAAAAGAACCACATGAAGAATCACTTGATTGCGAGTCCAATTCCCCACCAAGAGACTTATCTAAAAGAGTCAGTGATGTTAAATCTGGCTCAGTATAAGTCCATTCAGGTAGTGCTGAAATAGATTGTGTATCACAGTGTTTATAAGTGCTGCTACTGCTAACAATATGGTCAACAGTCGCATCACATTCTTTACACAAATCATTGGTCTGGTCACACGTATTACTTTGTGATGTTTTATCTACATTTgatgattcaaaaatatttacatcagcaACTTTTATACAAggttcattaaaatcaaaaatattatccaCAAATGAATTATCACAAACACTATCCAGTTTTTTATAATGTACACTTTGATTTTCAGCTAAAAAACCATCCGTTTCTATAGTTTCTATAACTTCAACTGGTTggatcaaattatatttacatattaaagaaGATTCAGAAGACTCATTCTCTTGGATTTCATTCCGACAACAGACTTCACTTCTACTTGCATCAGATATTTCAGCACCACCAccatcaataatattttcagaatcaaatattttatcagtCGATAATGTAATTGAGGAGAAACATGGATGCGAAGAATAAGATACATTATAACATGTTTCAATCGACAGCTTTGGCTTGTTAATGCCCTGTGGCTTTGGCAACAATGGAGGCTTTTGATCCCTTTGTAGAGTAGAGGAATACTGCTTTTGGGCAGGAATactttttaacctgaaaaataattaacacagataaaatactagcacataaagaaaaacttaatgttcataaatttaatcagtaataatatCTTATTGCAAAGAAGtgtgcattttataaatttagcatAATCAGCTATTAGAACTCATGCATTTACACCATTCAgtccattttacaatattaatgatGAAAGATCAGAAATGTGTAGTAATCAATGATAAAATTGCCATAAATAATGGCTAAAGagtaaaatttaagaagaaataaatttttggattCTCACATGCTTTTTAATCGGATCTTGTCCAAGACAATAAACTGGATCCCTTAAAACCTACAACTTGGGAAACAGCTTTggatttatataaacttattactATTAGGTGGGATCTAATTACTGGCTCTGCatgaattgattttattgtacAGCCACATGTACACAGTCCTTGGATTGGCCCACAGGTAGAACTGTTTCAAATAAATCGCTTAAATAACGAAGATGCATAAAAACTCTATATTCCCATGACCTCAGGATGGATCTGAGGCATCTAGCCAAAACCCACAGaatattatcagaataaaagatgatCAAAGGTAAGAGAACAGAGAACATACTGAAAGTGAGATGATCTGGTCACAGAATTACTAAAAGATACTCTACTTGAAAGAGCGTCATAAAACAGTATGCATCTATCCTGCCTGCAATCCCTGAGGAGGTGGGATTCTATACTTGAATGAGAGCAGCAGATCGCTGGTCAATGGTTTTACATAGgctaactcaaaaactacttttattcCATACACCGCAAAACCTTTTGAGAATCCCAAAGGATAACGCTTACTGATTTCCAGAGTTGAGAGTTTGTGAAATTATAAACCCCTTTCCGCTAAACCTCTGTTGAAAAATGTTCATAGAATAAATGTTTGTAGTCAGAATCTAGAAGTGGCTAGTGATGATAGCAAATtatatctcaaaaatatttttaaaaaacacaaacttttaatagtagaaaaaatacacctaacattttaaacaatagaGCTGAAATTTATCACATGTACACTAATTATAcaggtaattataaaataatccaaCATGTcttacttttcaataaaatacagAGAGCGATTTATAACCAGAAAAATAATTAGTCAACTTTTATGatggcattaaaataaaaagagctcaatttttcaaaaataactcaCTTAGAAACTtggtaacttttaatttaaaaccggtTTAACAATTCATTCTTTTAACTTCGTCAGCTACACCAATTGGACTTTTTTCAGACTACCATTGTGATATACAGTACCGCATTTACAAAGATACTGTTATCGGTGCCAGTTCcagaacaaaaataacttttgcaGTAATAACATAACTTACAAATACAATGTACTACAACATACCTGAGGACAGGCTAACAGCCCAAAATGCACATGCAAATGAGGACCATCAATTCTGAAAATCTGCTATACAATACAAACAAAACTAGTCGATGAAGTAACCCTTGCTCTTCTTCCTACCTAATTTcctaattcaaaattgaaaaatataatctatagACAAAACAATCAATCACTGACATTCCTTTTACTGTTATTGTTCCATATACACACTTAAGCGATGTAACAATCACCCacacatataattaaaagttGAACATTATCTTAtgacaagtttaaaaatatccattatttgGTTTAGCTTCTCCTTACAGATAACAGAAAAAGTTAGTTCTTATAGAATTCCAATCATCtgaatagtgaaaaaataaaaatgaattttaaattatacaaagataaaacataaatgttctgaaatgtacattaaaaatctgtaaactaTTAAAGAGGTGctattaaaa encodes:
- the LOC142323046 gene encoding FYVE, RhoGEF and PH domain-containing protein 6-like isoform X4, with the protein product MMKNGFKYCRLKSIPAQKQYSSTLQRDQKPPLLPKPQGINKPKLSIETCYNVSYSSHPCFSSITLSTDKIFDSENIIDGGGAEISDASRSEVCCRNEIQENESSESSLICKYNLIQPVEVIETIETDGFLAENQSVHYKKLDSVCDNSFVDNIFDFNEPCIKVADVNIFESSNVDKTSQSNTCDQTNDLCKECDATVDHIVSSSSTYKHCDTQSISALPEWTYTEPDLTSLTLLDKSLGGELDSQSSDSSCGSFTVISSDFLVEDERQNAVNNSSINSSLEDSRNRSFLYSLNNSIHKTEDDSSKSELIQSEQKFNQNQLSIESSMASILETSIPVVTPLHFLNKFESSDLTKRVESEENVAAKYWPEDEQEKLNNSVESESGEASVSVRRRLSTWFGSFGKGNKQKDKRESCLFYCDQTESVDSNENLENVSQGQISDDKSFKVPTCSLNFDPDNNRSSVSEESSEIDQQSVLNTGSVLIDRKQRKAFFVAQELMTSEKVFIDVLKLLCFDFKNSLKVYCKDFKSPVIPEDEFDKIIASLPQLLSLSQDLLFDLESRINDWSKLPKISDVIVKKGPFLKLFSVYIQNFESQCNHLDDCCHKYPRFAKAMKSFELSDRCKKLSVKHYMLKPVQRIPQYRLLLDDYLAHLDEESLDYNDTQIALNIVSDVVNHANKSIKNGDHLCKLLQLQSQLGNYEIIQPWRRFIKEGELCKLSRKENQLRYFILLNDCLLYISFYGSMTGLRVNYELPLSGMKVTVPQVEDSNSEFNIITSTRSFTLRARSEAECNEWITALQNAIKENNNRQLSFLNMNVAKNAAVETIKLGKEAPIWIQDKRVTMCQACTAEFTVTFRRHHCRACGKVVCSNCSENKAPLQYMKFQTARVCDECHNYLLNEFEDPISNMFEIIKTELCLTDYHAIAKAIDHIRSSFKKQGGSIKRNKKYVPSRLKEVTANDTGSQISGWMYRKGRRSWKRLWFVLKEQVLYVYKASEDVVAVESIPILGYKIETLKEGTYDDAELQHIFQLSHANQQPLVFSVDGQHSANRWISAFQDATVLK
- the LOC142323046 gene encoding FYVE, RhoGEF and PH domain-containing protein 6-like isoform X2, producing the protein MDSNTVGKFKPKPPPKPLLDRKLSDSKPDFGKQLQQNKKLKSIPAQKQYSSTLQRDQKPPLLPKPQGINKPKLSIETCYNVSYSSHPCFSSITLSTDKIFDSENIIDGGGAEISDASRSEVCCRNEIQENESSESSLICKYNLIQPVEVIETIETDGFLAENQSVHYKKLDSVCDNSFVDNIFDFNEPCIKVADVNIFESSNVDKTSQSNTCDQTNDLCKECDATVDHIVSSSSTYKHCDTQSISALPEWTYTEPDLTSLTLLDKSLGGELDSQSSDSSCGSFTVISSDFLVEDERQNAVNNSSINSSLEDSRNRSFLYSLNNSIHKTEDDSSKSELIQSEQKFNQNQLSIESSMASILETSIPVVTPLHFLNKFESSDLTKRVESEENVAAKYWPEDEQEKLNNSVESESGEASVSVRRRLSTWFGSFGKGNKQKDKRESCLFYCDQTESVDSNENLENVSQGQISDDKSFKVPTCSLNFDPDNNRSSVSEESSEIDQQSVLNTGSVLIDRKQRKAFFVAQELMTSEKVFIDVLKLLCFDFKNSLKVYCKDFKSPVIPEDEFDKIIASLPQLLSLSQDLLFDLESRINDWSKLPKISDVIVKKGPFLKLFSVYIQNFESQCNHLDDCCHKYPRFAKAMKSFELSDRCKKLSVKHYMLKPVQRIPQYRLLLDDYLAHLDEESLDYNDTQIALNIVSDVVNHANKSIKNGDHLCKLLQLQSQLGNYEIIQPWRRFIKEGELCKLSRKENQLRYFILLNDCLLYISFYGSMTGLRVNYELPLSGMKVTVPQVEDSNSEFNIITSTRSFTLRARSEAECNEWITALQNAIKENNNRQLSFLNMNVAKNAAVETIKLGKEAPIWIQDKRVTMCQACTAEFTVTFRRHHCRACGKVVCSNCSENKAPLQYMKFQTARVCDECHNYLLNEFEDPISNMFEIIKTELCLTDYHAIAKAIDHIRSSFKKQGGSIKRNKKYVPSRLKEVTANDTGSQISGWMYRKGRRSWKRLWFVLKEQVLYVYKASEDVVAVESIPILGYKIETLKEGTYDDAELQHIFQLSHANQQPLVFSVDGQHSANRWISAFQDATVLK
- the LOC142323046 gene encoding FYVE, RhoGEF and PH domain-containing protein 6-like isoform X3, whose translation is MFISDIFEITSCLQEVMMKNGFKYCRLKSIPAQKQYSSTLQRDQKPPLLPKPQGINKPKLSIETCYNVSYSSHPCFSSITLSTDKIFDSENIIDGGGAEISDASRSEVCCRNEIQENESSESSLICKYNLIQPVEVIETIETDGFLAENQSVHYKKLDSVCDNSFVDNIFDFNEPCIKVADVNIFESSNVDKTSQSNTCDQTNDLCKECDATVDHIVSSSSTYKHCDTQSISALPEWTYTEPDLTSLTLLDKSLGGELDSQSSDSSCGSFTVISSDFLVEDERQNAVNNSSINSSLEDSRNRSFLYSLNNSIHKTEDDSSKSELIQSEQKFNQNQLSIESSMASILETSIPVVTPLHFLNKFESSDLTKRVESEENVAAKYWPEDEQEKLNNSVESESGEASVSVRRRLSTWFGSFGKGNKQKDKRESCLFYCDQTESVDSNENLENVSQGQISDDKSFKVPTCSLNFDPDNNRSSVSEESSEIDQQSVLNTGSVLIDRKQRKAFFVAQELMTSEKVFIDVLKLLCFDFKNSLKVYCKDFKSPVIPEDEFDKIIASLPQLLSLSQDLLFDLESRINDWSKLPKISDVIVKKGPFLKLFSVYIQNFESQCNHLDDCCHKYPRFAKAMKSFELSDRCKKLSVKHYMLKPVQRIPQYRLLLDDYLAHLDEESLDYNDTQIALNIVSDVVNHANKSIKNGDHLCKLLQLQSQLGNYEIIQPWRRFIKEGELCKLSRKENQLRYFILLNDCLLYISFYGSMTGLRVNYELPLSGMKVTVPQVEDSNSEFNIITSTRSFTLRARSEAECNEWITALQNAIKENNNRQLSFLNMNVAKNAAVETIKLGKEAPIWIQDKRVTMCQACTAEFTVTFRRHHCRACGKVVCSNCSENKAPLQYMKFQTARVCDECHNYLLNEFEDPISNMFEIIKTELCLTDYHAIAKAIDHIRSSFKKQGGSIKRNKKYVPSRLKEVTANDTGSQISGWMYRKGRRSWKRLWFVLKEQVLYVYKASEDVVAVESIPILGYKIETLKEGTYDDAELQHIFQLSHANQQPLVFSVDGQHSANRWISAFQDATVLK
- the LOC142323046 gene encoding FYVE, RhoGEF and PH domain-containing protein 5-like isoform X1, with amino-acid sequence MSLLISWFCLNTLNGFERGIYFLFCATTNSSGGRKFKPKPPPKPLLDRKLSDSKPDFGKQLQQNKKLKSIPAQKQYSSTLQRDQKPPLLPKPQGINKPKLSIETCYNVSYSSHPCFSSITLSTDKIFDSENIIDGGGAEISDASRSEVCCRNEIQENESSESSLICKYNLIQPVEVIETIETDGFLAENQSVHYKKLDSVCDNSFVDNIFDFNEPCIKVADVNIFESSNVDKTSQSNTCDQTNDLCKECDATVDHIVSSSSTYKHCDTQSISALPEWTYTEPDLTSLTLLDKSLGGELDSQSSDSSCGSFTVISSDFLVEDERQNAVNNSSINSSLEDSRNRSFLYSLNNSIHKTEDDSSKSELIQSEQKFNQNQLSIESSMASILETSIPVVTPLHFLNKFESSDLTKRVESEENVAAKYWPEDEQEKLNNSVESESGEASVSVRRRLSTWFGSFGKGNKQKDKRESCLFYCDQTESVDSNENLENVSQGQISDDKSFKVPTCSLNFDPDNNRSSVSEESSEIDQQSVLNTGSVLIDRKQRKAFFVAQELMTSEKVFIDVLKLLCFDFKNSLKVYCKDFKSPVIPEDEFDKIIASLPQLLSLSQDLLFDLESRINDWSKLPKISDVIVKKGPFLKLFSVYIQNFESQCNHLDDCCHKYPRFAKAMKSFELSDRCKKLSVKHYMLKPVQRIPQYRLLLDDYLAHLDEESLDYNDTQIALNIVSDVVNHANKSIKNGDHLCKLLQLQSQLGNYEIIQPWRRFIKEGELCKLSRKENQLRYFILLNDCLLYISFYGSMTGLRVNYELPLSGMKVTVPQVEDSNSEFNIITSTRSFTLRARSEAECNEWITALQNAIKENNNRQLSFLNMNVAKNAAVETIKLGKEAPIWIQDKRVTMCQACTAEFTVTFRRHHCRACGKVVCSNCSENKAPLQYMKFQTARVCDECHNYLLNEFEDPISNMFEIIKTELCLTDYHAIAKAIDHIRSSFKKQGGSIKRNKKYVPSRLKEVTANDTGSQISGWMYRKGRRSWKRLWFVLKEQVLYVYKASEDVVAVESIPILGYKIETLKEGTYDDAELQHIFQLSHANQQPLVFSVDGQHSANRWISAFQDATVLK